One segment of Candidatus Nitrospira nitrosa DNA contains the following:
- a CDS encoding helix-turn-helix transcriptional regulator — MSHAHAPLPFSRTTFANLSNAECQHVIEILHYVMHAETPEHVRDVLVRFQNYFSFTKALGGLVRLGPNRTFAGFGNVVNASYPDEWLYMYWKNGFADVDPVFQSALKSPGTQHWQAIYQNMSSEKEQEFISTARQFGLCDGITTGSVDQACGVATFCSFASDESLDAKRLVPLVEYLGYYIHLALLRTAPKSMPSTERCVKELSSREVTILNWMKNGKTNWEIGKILGVTERTVRFHIESIFSKLQVTSRSQAVATAIEHGLPAIHGLPSAM, encoded by the coding sequence ATGTCACACGCACACGCTCCGTTGCCCTTTTCACGCACTACATTCGCCAATCTCTCAAATGCTGAATGTCAGCACGTCATCGAGATTCTGCATTATGTCATGCACGCGGAGACCCCTGAGCACGTACGAGATGTCCTTGTTCGATTCCAGAATTATTTCTCGTTCACGAAGGCCTTAGGAGGGCTGGTTCGGCTTGGACCCAACCGGACATTTGCGGGATTCGGGAATGTTGTCAACGCGAGTTATCCTGACGAATGGCTATATATGTACTGGAAAAACGGATTTGCCGATGTCGATCCGGTGTTTCAGTCCGCCTTAAAATCTCCCGGTACTCAGCATTGGCAAGCGATCTACCAAAACATGTCTTCCGAGAAGGAACAGGAATTCATCTCCACCGCCCGCCAATTCGGTCTCTGTGACGGGATCACCACCGGCTCCGTTGATCAGGCCTGCGGGGTTGCGACGTTCTGCTCATTCGCCAGCGATGAGTCGCTTGATGCCAAACGATTGGTTCCACTTGTGGAGTACCTGGGCTACTATATCCATTTAGCCCTTCTGAGAACTGCCCCAAAATCGATGCCCTCAACCGAACGCTGCGTCAAAGAACTTTCATCCCGAGAAGTGACGATCCTCAACTGGATGAAAAACGGGAAAACCAATTGGGAGATTGGGAAAATTCTAGGAGTCACCGAGCGAACCGTGCGGTTCCACATCGAGAGTATTTTCTCGAAGCTCCAGGTAACATCCCGTTCCCAGGCTGTCGCAACCGCCATCGAACATGGTCTGCCAGCGATTCACGGTCTGCCATCTGCCATGTAG
- a CDS encoding response regulator, translating into MSKSPAIRLVIVDDHEVVRIGLCAVLNLTPGLKVIGQGKRMAEAKKLCVRLKPDLILLDIRLPDGSGVDAAREILAQCPTTRVLFLTSFADDHTVLEAVLAGAHGYLLKDIASQALVRAIRSVAAGKRLMDSRLPQHTLDWVKHVPTEPGQSKRPLLSPQEQRLLPLVARGLTNKEIAKFLGLSEKTVKNYLANIYSKLSIGRRSQIAAFYAGSFKGSEPRLPRGRT; encoded by the coding sequence ATGAGTAAGTCTCCAGCGATTCGACTCGTGATCGTCGATGACCACGAAGTCGTGCGAATCGGTCTCTGCGCCGTTCTCAACCTGACTCCTGGACTAAAAGTCATTGGGCAGGGAAAGCGAATGGCAGAAGCCAAAAAGCTTTGCGTTCGCCTGAAACCGGACCTCATCCTGCTTGATATCCGATTACCGGACGGAAGCGGTGTGGATGCAGCCCGTGAGATCCTTGCACAATGCCCGACAACCCGTGTGTTGTTTCTCACGAGTTTCGCCGATGATCATACGGTACTCGAAGCCGTTCTGGCCGGCGCTCATGGCTATCTCCTGAAAGACATCGCTTCTCAGGCGCTCGTGCGCGCCATTCGATCGGTTGCAGCCGGAAAGAGGCTGATGGACTCTCGCTTGCCCCAACACACATTGGATTGGGTGAAGCATGTCCCTACCGAGCCAGGACAGTCCAAACGCCCCCTCCTCTCGCCCCAAGAGCAGCGTCTTCTTCCTCTCGTCGCCAGGGGCCTCACCAACAAAGAGATCGCCAAATTTTTAGGACTCAGCGAAAAAACAGTCAAGAACTACCTCGCCAATATCTACTCTAAACTGAGTATAGGTCGCCGATCGCAAATCGCTGCCTTCTACGCTGGAAGCTTCAAGGGGTCGGAGCCCCGTCTACCGCGAGGCCGCACCTAA
- a CDS encoding response regulator, which translates to MKQPQTSIVLIDDHEMVRRGLRALLHLEADLAIVGEAATVASGVGLVERLMPQMVLLDVKLPDATVTEAIRRLLAVSPKLRILILTSYAEDTTVMAAVQNGAHGYVLKDVRMDDLIRAIRTVASGQGYLDPRVTQQALHWIRTSSHLGVSSQGVSRLSPQERLILPLLAEGKTNKEIAVQLRLSDKTIKNYLANIFDKLHVKRRTEAVAWFMKESHMPGVSQSPKL; encoded by the coding sequence ATGAAACAACCACAAACCAGTATCGTACTCATCGACGATCATGAAATGGTCCGCCGAGGATTGCGCGCCCTGCTACATCTCGAGGCAGACCTAGCAATCGTGGGTGAGGCTGCAACCGTCGCCAGCGGTGTGGGCCTTGTCGAGCGACTGATGCCTCAGATGGTCTTGCTCGACGTGAAACTTCCCGATGCGACGGTCACGGAAGCCATCCGCCGTTTGCTGGCCGTTTCACCAAAACTGCGAATTCTTATTCTGACAAGTTACGCTGAGGACACGACTGTCATGGCTGCCGTCCAGAACGGGGCCCATGGCTATGTACTCAAAGACGTTCGCATGGACGACCTAATTCGGGCTATTCGTACCGTCGCCTCGGGTCAGGGCTATCTCGACCCCCGAGTGACACAGCAAGCGCTGCATTGGATTCGGACCAGCTCACACTTGGGAGTCTCGTCACAGGGAGTCTCTCGGCTTTCTCCACAGGAACGCTTAATCCTACCGCTTTTGGCAGAAGGCAAAACCAACAAGGAAATTGCCGTCCAACTGCGCTTGAGCGATAAAACCATCAAGAACTACCTGGCCAATATCTTCGACAAGCTCCATGTAAAACGACGTACCGAAGCTGTGGCCTGGTTCATGAAGGAATCTCATATGCCGGGTGTGAGCCAAAGCCCGAAACTCTGA
- a CDS encoding sensor histidine kinase, which yields MVSQAKSARPSPRSLGMNELEPCAGELTTVFKAREQRLHQLLEDRTRIGRDLHDSILQSLYALGLTIESSHRLRHTSDTEPYMSHAPVIEQVNRLIHEIRSMIHELESDSVREFDLSSELTSLQGTYEQAGHLDVKLDLQRHAIEMLTHEEEREILNIVREALSNCARHAHATQAMVSIRMKDTRIRVSIQDDGIGFSPASGSSRGYGLTNMETRAKKLGGMLRVQSRTGKGTQITAEFSLEPLLTSI from the coding sequence ATGGTCTCACAGGCCAAATCTGCTCGTCCGTCTCCTAGATCCTTGGGGATGAATGAATTGGAACCGTGTGCTGGAGAATTAACGACTGTGTTCAAGGCAAGGGAGCAACGCTTACACCAACTATTGGAAGATCGTACCCGTATTGGGCGTGATCTACATGACTCCATATTACAATCACTGTATGCCCTTGGACTCACTATTGAATCATCCCATAGACTTAGGCATACTAGTGATACGGAACCCTATATGTCTCATGCGCCGGTTATCGAGCAAGTCAATCGACTCATCCATGAGATCCGAAGTATGATCCACGAACTGGAGTCTGACAGCGTACGGGAATTTGACCTCTCCTCTGAACTCACCTCGCTCCAGGGGACCTACGAGCAAGCAGGACACCTGGATGTGAAGTTAGATCTTCAGCGCCACGCCATTGAGATGCTTACCCACGAAGAAGAGCGAGAAATTCTCAATATCGTTCGCGAGGCACTCAGCAACTGTGCCCGCCATGCCCACGCAACCCAAGCCATGGTCTCGATTCGTATGAAGGACACAAGAATCCGAGTCAGCATTCAAGACGACGGGATCGGCTTTTCTCCGGCTTCAGGGTCGTCACGTGGGTACGGACTGACCAACATGGAGACACGCGCCAAGAAACTCGGCGGGATGTTACGTGTTCAGTCTAGGACCGGGAAAGGCACGCAGATCACGGCAGAATTTTCATTGGAACCCTTACTGACATCTATATGA
- a CDS encoding PAS domain S-box protein, whose translation MSSPLKTAPSPLSELAQLRHQILDLQQALVHAKQDRQSTQTTALGAAQVGTWEWDSRANRMIWSEETERIFGLPPGTFDGSYEGFLALVHPDDRHCLSAAITKAARDHSPYRVEHRILTSSGTTRWVACRGRATGSENGPVSGMTGTIEDITVRKEVELTQRATRETLEILVQERTAGLEQAVHELKTEIARRQQAESALKVSEQRYQSLYDQNPFMYFTLSPDGTTLSVNNFGADQLGYQKEDLIGQSILRLFDPKDHQTVLGQLIACIASPYTVFQWEIQKLRKDGVRIWVKERARAIHDHTNQLLVLVACEDVTERKRTEKQLQETSRLLQTLVEESALPLVSLDREARVVSWNHAATRLFGWSKEEVLGRELPYIQPEEEVEANALWQAGVRGELIGPIELLRRRKDGKMLNLLLWPVFVYDEFEQLSLAVGLYVDQSEIKRAEEATLIAEARLHSFLNTLDDLAFEFDQDGRYLNIWTHSNDKLLVPKQELIGRHLTDVFGAEAGSHYVETIRQVFTTGKPATINYAVRSHQAIRYFSGVSTLIPGSQTSPATVGCLVRDITESRLIEAQVRESEARWRALYEHAGVGIAQLDLDGRFLRVNPHLCQLLGYSSEVMLQRTFQDLTHPDDLKASLVCIDELLTDKRYSFSMEKRYRKSNDTWAWVDLTVSRVHSGSSDADYLIAVIQDIDDRKQAEQALQEQEALLRSVIETAPDAIFMKGLDGRYRFVNSAFAQTLGKLPEAIIGTTDAELFPPEVADRCIAGDRDVVSGATQREFEEIVPIHDTPRIFHVIKTPHRDQTGCVIGLVGVARDLTDLKQAERALRLTQLAVDRSADLVFWVDQSARFLYVNDAACQRLGYSREELLRMSVNEIDTEYQAERWPEHWAHLSRTGRLRFESRHRTKSGETYPVEIVANFIAVEGKEYNFTFVRDISDRKRSYSLLQAAINSVADGILVIDRQGKVTSANQRFLHLWNIPQTLADSGNADALLAFVMDQLQEPTVFLQKVRELYAHPEQESFDVAVFKDGRMFERYSRPQILDNEIVGRVWIFRDITEQKRAEQALRESELRLQRFVAKAPVGLCIFDENWRVVTANLAFCQLTGYDVQEIIGSTYALYTHPEDLSANIRLTEEFYRGVRSGYTHEKRYIRKSGEIIWVLVKTTRVDLPGRQGPLLLAAVQDITERKLALEEREQLSRDLHDNLLQGLYAVGMQLEASKLAMGRTPRRSKTHISQAIRQLNGLMVDVRRFITLLTERTSVRLDFGQSIQELIASTADTEGDTAELDITSPVLSFITPQIGEQLLNIAREALSNSLRHARASRRWLHLSLAHNSIRLVIGDNGIGFSPSRKRRTGHGLANMEARAQHMTGAFTLESVPRRGTTITIDVPLKKDVLYE comes from the coding sequence ATGAGTTCACCCCTGAAGACCGCCCCTTCACCCCTCAGCGAGCTCGCCCAACTTCGCCACCAGATCCTTGATCTACAGCAGGCGCTTGTTCATGCGAAACAAGACCGTCAATCAACACAAACCACGGCACTCGGGGCTGCCCAAGTAGGGACATGGGAGTGGGACAGCCGAGCAAATCGGATGATATGGTCGGAGGAAACTGAACGGATCTTCGGCCTTCCTCCCGGTACATTTGATGGCTCATATGAAGGATTCTTGGCTCTCGTGCATCCTGATGATCGCCATTGTCTCAGTGCAGCCATTACCAAGGCCGCTCGCGACCACTCTCCTTACAGAGTAGAACATCGCATCCTCACTTCTTCTGGAACCACTCGGTGGGTAGCCTGCCGTGGTCGTGCGACGGGCAGTGAGAATGGACCGGTGTCGGGCATGACGGGCACAATCGAAGATATTACTGTCCGGAAAGAAGTCGAGCTGACTCAGCGCGCCACCCGAGAAACCCTTGAAATTCTTGTCCAAGAACGAACAGCCGGATTGGAACAGGCCGTCCATGAACTGAAGACTGAAATCGCTCGAAGACAACAAGCAGAATCGGCACTCAAAGTAAGTGAGCAGCGCTACCAATCCCTCTACGATCAAAACCCCTTCATGTATTTCACGCTCTCTCCTGACGGCACCACGTTATCTGTCAATAATTTTGGAGCGGATCAACTCGGATACCAGAAAGAAGATCTCATCGGCCAGTCCATCTTGCGGCTATTTGACCCGAAGGATCACCAGACTGTGCTGGGACAGTTGATCGCGTGCATCGCCAGCCCCTACACCGTGTTTCAGTGGGAAATTCAAAAACTCCGGAAAGACGGGGTCAGGATATGGGTCAAAGAGCGCGCGCGGGCGATCCACGACCACACCAATCAGCTCCTCGTCCTTGTGGCCTGTGAGGATGTGACCGAGCGCAAGCGGACAGAAAAGCAACTCCAGGAAACGTCTCGCCTGCTCCAGACTCTCGTCGAGGAATCCGCCTTGCCGCTTGTCAGCCTCGATCGAGAAGCGCGCGTGGTCAGTTGGAACCACGCCGCAACTCGTCTGTTCGGATGGTCGAAGGAAGAAGTGCTCGGGCGTGAACTTCCCTATATCCAGCCTGAGGAAGAAGTCGAGGCGAATGCCCTCTGGCAAGCAGGAGTACGGGGAGAGTTAATCGGCCCGATAGAGCTGCTGCGCCGGCGCAAAGATGGAAAGATGTTGAACCTTCTCCTTTGGCCCGTGTTCGTCTACGACGAATTCGAACAGCTGTCTCTGGCTGTCGGTCTCTATGTGGATCAGTCTGAAATCAAACGGGCGGAGGAGGCGACCCTGATAGCTGAAGCTCGTCTTCACTCGTTTTTAAACACGCTGGACGACCTCGCCTTTGAGTTTGACCAGGATGGACGATACCTCAATATCTGGACTCACAGTAACGACAAACTTCTGGTGCCCAAACAGGAACTCATCGGTCGACACCTCACCGACGTGTTCGGGGCGGAAGCAGGTTCCCACTATGTGGAAACAATTCGCCAGGTCTTTACAACCGGTAAACCTGCGACGATTAATTACGCCGTTCGATCGCATCAAGCCATACGCTATTTTTCTGGGGTCTCGACCCTAATTCCAGGGAGCCAAACGTCTCCGGCGACTGTCGGCTGTCTCGTGCGCGATATCACCGAGAGCCGCCTCATCGAGGCACAGGTTCGAGAAAGCGAGGCTCGATGGAGAGCGCTCTATGAACATGCGGGGGTCGGCATTGCCCAACTGGACCTGGACGGACGATTTCTTCGAGTCAATCCGCACCTCTGTCAGCTGCTGGGCTACTCATCGGAAGTCATGCTCCAGCGAACATTTCAAGATCTCACGCACCCGGATGACCTCAAAGCGAGCCTTGTCTGCATCGACGAACTGCTCACAGACAAGCGTTATTCCTTCTCTATGGAGAAACGGTATCGTAAAAGCAACGACACATGGGCGTGGGTCGATCTGACCGTCTCGCGTGTCCATAGCGGCTCTTCCGATGCGGACTATTTGATAGCCGTTATCCAAGATATTGATGATCGCAAACAGGCGGAACAGGCCCTCCAAGAACAAGAAGCACTGCTGCGATCCGTCATTGAAACAGCACCCGACGCCATTTTCATGAAGGGTCTAGACGGCCGCTATCGATTCGTCAATTCGGCATTTGCACAGACGCTCGGCAAGCTCCCCGAGGCTATCATCGGAACGACCGATGCCGAACTTTTTCCTCCTGAAGTTGCTGATCGCTGTATAGCCGGGGATCGCGATGTTGTTTCCGGCGCAACCCAACGGGAATTCGAGGAAATTGTGCCCATTCACGACACGCCTCGCATTTTTCATGTGATCAAGACACCGCACCGCGATCAGACCGGATGCGTGATCGGGCTGGTGGGAGTCGCCCGCGACTTGACGGACCTGAAGCAAGCCGAACGAGCCCTCCGGCTAACTCAGCTGGCAGTTGATCGATCTGCAGACCTCGTGTTCTGGGTCGATCAGTCGGCTCGTTTTCTCTATGTCAATGATGCCGCGTGTCAACGACTTGGGTACTCTCGTGAAGAGTTGCTGCGGATGTCCGTGAATGAGATTGATACCGAATACCAAGCGGAACGGTGGCCTGAACATTGGGCGCATTTGAGTCGGACAGGACGTCTCCGATTTGAGTCGCGCCATCGCACCAAATCTGGTGAAACATACCCTGTAGAGATTGTCGCTAATTTTATCGCCGTAGAAGGGAAGGAGTACAATTTCACCTTCGTTCGTGACATCTCTGATCGAAAACGATCGTACTCACTCCTACAAGCCGCCATCAATTCGGTTGCCGACGGAATATTGGTCATTGACCGACAAGGGAAGGTCACCAGTGCAAATCAGCGCTTCCTGCATCTCTGGAACATTCCCCAAACGCTCGCAGACAGCGGGAACGCCGACGCACTGCTGGCCTTTGTGATGGACCAGCTTCAGGAACCTACTGTATTTCTGCAGAAAGTCCGTGAGCTGTATGCTCATCCGGAACAGGAAAGTTTTGATGTGGCCGTTTTCAAAGATGGGCGAATGTTTGAGCGGTATTCTCGACCGCAGATCCTTGACAACGAAATAGTCGGCCGTGTCTGGATTTTTCGGGATATCACCGAACAAAAACGTGCCGAGCAAGCCTTACGGGAGAGCGAACTAAGGCTCCAGCGCTTCGTCGCCAAAGCTCCCGTTGGGCTCTGCATTTTCGATGAAAACTGGCGGGTAGTCACCGCGAATCTCGCCTTTTGTCAACTGACCGGATACGATGTTCAGGAAATCATCGGCAGTACCTATGCGTTGTATACCCACCCGGAGGATCTCTCCGCGAATATTCGATTAACTGAAGAATTCTACCGTGGAGTCAGATCCGGCTACACCCATGAGAAACGGTATATCAGAAAATCAGGTGAAATTATTTGGGTTCTAGTCAAAACCACCAGAGTCGACCTGCCTGGCCGGCAAGGTCCACTGCTTCTTGCTGCGGTACAGGATATTACCGAGCGTAAACTAGCGCTGGAAGAACGAGAGCAACTCAGTCGAGACCTGCATGATAACCTTCTTCAAGGATTGTACGCAGTCGGGATGCAGCTTGAAGCCAGCAAGCTTGCAATGGGACGAACACCGCGCCGGTCGAAAACGCATATCTCCCAGGCCATCCGCCAGCTAAACGGCCTCATGGTCGATGTTCGACGGTTCATTACCCTACTCACAGAACGGACTTCCGTTCGACTGGACTTTGGACAGTCAATTCAAGAACTGATTGCCTCCACGGCTGACACCGAAGGTGACACAGCAGAGCTCGACATTACGAGCCCCGTACTTTCCTTTATCACTCCTCAGATCGGAGAACAGCTGTTGAATATCGCTCGTGAAGCCCTAAGCAACAGCTTGCGCCATGCTCGTGCCTCCCGTCGCTGGCTGCATCTGAGCCTCGCGCACAACTCGATCCGGTTAGTCATCGGAGACAATGGCATCGGCTTCTCTCCTTCACGCAAACGCCGCACTGGCCATGGGCTTGCTAATATGGAGGCTCGTGCACAGCACATGACCGGCGCTTTTACCCTCGAAAGCGTGCCAAGACGCGGAACTACGATCACGATCGACGTGCCATTGAAAAAGGATGTGCTGTATGAGTAA
- a CDS encoding TIGR00645 family protein encodes MSDSGLPDSRETHRLHKPTHSASNQVEATFESIVFASRWIQAPLYVGLIVAELLYAYKFLVELWEMVIHIHKVDETAFMLGVLGLIDVTMVANLLTMVVIGGYATFVSKLDLEHHPDRPDWLTHVDPGTIKIKLAASLIGISSIHLLKGFVDVANENPEHLKWKIFIHMTFLASAILLAWTDKIMQKDKKH; translated from the coding sequence ATGTCCGACTCCGGTTTACCCGATAGCCGGGAAACCCACCGTTTGCATAAGCCCACCCACTCCGCCAGCAATCAGGTCGAAGCCACGTTCGAATCGATTGTCTTTGCCAGTCGATGGATTCAAGCGCCCCTCTATGTCGGACTGATCGTGGCAGAATTGCTGTATGCCTACAAGTTTCTCGTCGAACTGTGGGAAATGGTGATTCATATCCACAAGGTGGATGAAACGGCCTTCATGCTTGGCGTCTTGGGCTTGATTGACGTCACCATGGTTGCCAATCTGCTCACCATGGTCGTGATCGGCGGATACGCAACGTTCGTGAGCAAGCTGGATCTAGAGCACCATCCCGATCGTCCTGATTGGCTGACGCACGTCGATCCCGGCACGATCAAGATCAAATTGGCGGCATCCTTGATCGGAATCTCCAGCATTCATTTATTGAAGGGATTCGTGGATGTGGCCAATGAGAACCCAGAGCACTTGAAATGGAAGATTTTTATTCATATGACGTTCCTCGCTTCTGCCATCTTGCTTGCATGGACAGACAAGATTATGCAAAAGGACAAGAAGCACTGA
- a CDS encoding acyl-homoserine-lactone synthase, which translates to MTILVDRAVHSIVFTEGDLIVKTIEAKDEMVKAYQLRHRVFAERLKWVPERTDRLEADVYDAWSTSIGVFNHRKDLLGLVRMTHAPVPFMLESEFSACLVGRHQVRKETDTAEITRLAIDPEIADRGLSARLMKTVFKGMYHWCLQHEIRYTYMVVEHRLLKVVQRMGWPCRPIGEPVALPPAHVLSIGGLLDLDEFRLQAESTRPDMLEWLTTTTPILHSAEGQSSAENNMAGYSEFVKDRQLVRAA; encoded by the coding sequence ATGACCATTCTCGTTGATCGAGCAGTACACAGCATTGTATTCACCGAGGGGGATCTTATCGTAAAGACCATTGAGGCGAAGGATGAGATGGTCAAAGCGTATCAATTGCGACATCGTGTTTTTGCCGAACGGCTGAAGTGGGTTCCAGAGCGAACGGACCGACTTGAAGCAGATGTCTACGATGCGTGGAGTACGTCGATCGGGGTATTCAACCACAGAAAAGATTTGCTCGGATTAGTTCGTATGACTCATGCACCGGTTCCATTCATGCTGGAAAGCGAATTCAGTGCCTGTCTAGTGGGACGACATCAGGTTCGCAAGGAGACTGATACAGCTGAGATCACCAGGCTGGCCATTGATCCGGAGATTGCTGATCGCGGCCTTTCGGCTCGGCTCATGAAAACTGTGTTTAAAGGTATGTATCACTGGTGCCTTCAGCATGAGATTCGGTACACCTATATGGTGGTGGAACATAGGCTGCTCAAGGTCGTTCAACGAATGGGATGGCCATGCCGGCCGATTGGAGAGCCGGTGGCATTGCCACCAGCTCACGTCCTTTCTATTGGGGGCTTATTGGATCTGGATGAATTTCGCCTTCAAGCGGAGAGCACCCGTCCGGACATGCTTGAGTGGCTCACAACCACCACACCGATTCTCCATTCGGCAGAGGGGCAATCATCAGCGGAGAACAATATGGCGGGATACAGTGAATTCGTGAAGGATCGGCAACTTGTCCGCGCGGCATAG
- a CDS encoding response regulator, whose amino-acid sequence MTTERRPTVLIIDDDTIARMLAREALEQSGWLVEEAENGRLGVEAFVRHYPDLVLLDIMMPEMDGFAVCAEVRRLPKGTHTPVLMMTGLEDYQSITQAYDAGATDFIVKPINGLLLSHRVRYMLRAGHAMRELRDSQEKLVQARDAALEGARLKSEFLATISHEIRTPMNGIIGMDDLLLDTDLTSEQRDCAETIRTSAKALLEIVNDILDFSKLESGRVTLSQDEFEIHRMLEDYLTPLRARAEEKNILLRHEIVSTVPVRLWGDRVRLGQLLSVLLNNALKFTEQGEISLHVGLTPQATAGMELKSSDEASWIRFTVTDTGIGIDKAAADRLFQPFVQLDGSYRRKYGGMGLGLALAKQLVEVMGGTIEFESELGRGSRFWFDLPFAPADQSPPQVRVQRNALMYVKEAVSQAIIRRTLEKLGYQVVSLVNVADLCQIGPERVPSVLVAECSLLTSETDCLQVQRLKERVPQLRILGLTHDMSCGEIPPELPFVVEGYLKKPLTVEAIKAAAGIEAA is encoded by the coding sequence ATGACCACCGAACGACGCCCGACCGTCTTGATTATCGACGATGATACCATCGCCCGCATGCTCGCGCGCGAGGCGCTTGAACAGTCCGGCTGGTTGGTGGAAGAGGCAGAGAACGGGCGTCTCGGAGTCGAGGCGTTTGTCCGTCATTATCCTGATCTGGTGCTTCTGGATATCATGATGCCGGAGATGGATGGGTTTGCCGTCTGCGCGGAGGTGAGGCGGTTACCCAAAGGAACGCATACTCCGGTGCTCATGATGACCGGGCTGGAGGACTATCAATCGATTACCCAGGCGTATGATGCCGGAGCCACTGATTTTATCGTCAAACCGATCAATGGGCTCTTGCTCAGCCATCGGGTCCGCTACATGCTGAGGGCCGGCCACGCCATGCGCGAGTTGCGTGACAGCCAGGAGAAGCTGGTTCAGGCTCGTGACGCTGCGCTGGAAGGAGCGCGGTTGAAATCTGAGTTCTTGGCGACCATTAGCCATGAGATCCGGACACCGATGAACGGCATCATTGGGATGGATGACTTGCTCCTCGACACAGATCTGACATCGGAACAGCGAGACTGTGCGGAAACAATCAGGACATCTGCCAAGGCACTGCTGGAAATCGTCAACGACATTTTAGACTTCTCCAAGTTGGAGTCGGGACGTGTAACACTGAGCCAAGATGAGTTCGAGATCCACCGGATGCTGGAGGACTACCTGACGCCGCTTCGTGCGCGGGCAGAGGAGAAAAATATCCTGCTTCGCCATGAGATCGTGTCAACCGTTCCAGTCAGGCTCTGGGGTGATCGGGTGCGCCTTGGTCAGCTGCTGTCTGTGCTACTCAACAATGCGCTCAAGTTCACGGAGCAGGGGGAGATCTCCCTACATGTAGGTCTCACCCCACAAGCGACGGCAGGCATGGAGCTCAAATCTTCAGATGAAGCAAGCTGGATACGATTCACTGTCACTGACACAGGAATTGGTATTGATAAGGCCGCTGCGGATCGTTTGTTCCAGCCTTTTGTCCAGCTAGATGGATCCTATCGAAGAAAATATGGAGGAATGGGACTGGGATTGGCCCTTGCAAAGCAGTTAGTGGAAGTGATGGGCGGAACCATCGAATTTGAGAGTGAGCTCGGGCGAGGAAGCCGGTTCTGGTTCGATCTCCCATTTGCCCCGGCAGATCAGAGCCCACCACAGGTTAGGGTGCAGCGAAATGCACTCATGTATGTGAAGGAAGCGGTCAGTCAGGCGATTATCAGAAGAACTTTAGAAAAGCTCGGCTACCAAGTCGTGAGCCTCGTGAATGTGGCAGATCTGTGTCAGATTGGCCCTGAGCGCGTACCGAGTGTATTGGTGGCGGAGTGCAGTCTGTTGACCTCGGAGACTGACTGTCTTCAGGTGCAACGGCTGAAAGAACGGGTTCCTCAGCTACGAATTCTTGGACTGACCCACGATATGTCCTGTGGCGAAATCCCACCGGAGCTTCCATTTGTCGTCGAGGGCTATCTCAAAAAACCTCTTACCGTCGAAGCTATCAAGGCTGCGGCGGGAATCGAGGCCGCCTAG
- a CDS encoding response regulator: MLTELSSSSAALLIEPDPDLVRTFRELIVLAYHSSATLDVVFSLEEGLTYLETHHVSVILMDLSLPGNSGREAVERVRARAMSSAIIGFHQTSDPTKLSDAIRAGAHEVLPIIPPSAETLRLSITSALIRAARPQLVTERVPSTEALPTSSFPLTKVAHDLNNCLTSINGFTDILLARLSAEDPSQYCAGQIKLACTRAAGLIKQLPQITTTAPAPHLSKPANNASAT; encoded by the coding sequence ATGCTCACAGAGCTATCATCGTCAAGTGCGGCGCTTTTGATCGAGCCTGATCCGGACCTTGTCCGGACATTCCGAGAGCTGATAGTTCTTGCTTACCATTCGTCGGCGACACTGGATGTCGTTTTCTCTCTTGAGGAGGGTCTCACCTACCTAGAGACCCATCACGTCTCAGTGATTCTCATGGATCTCTCGCTGCCGGGCAATTCCGGACGAGAAGCAGTGGAACGGGTACGAGCGAGAGCCATGTCCAGTGCCATCATCGGCTTCCACCAAACAAGCGATCCCACAAAGCTATCTGATGCCATCCGTGCTGGAGCCCATGAAGTGTTGCCCATCATTCCCCCCTCAGCTGAGACGCTCCGGCTGTCTATCACCAGCGCCTTGATCAGAGCCGCTCGCCCTCAGCTAGTTACGGAACGAGTGCCCTCGACTGAAGCTCTCCCGACCTCATCCTTCCCCCTCACGAAAGTCGCACACGACTTAAACAACTGCCTGACATCCATCAATGGGTTTACCGACATTCTCCTCGCACGACTGTCGGCGGAAGATCCGTCACAATATTGCGCTGGACAGATCAAACTGGCATGCACACGCGCTGCGGGTTTGATTAAGCAGTTACCGCAAATCACCACTACGGCCCCCGCTCCTCACCTATCAAAGCCAGCCAACAACGCTTCGGCAACCTGA